TCGTAGATGTTAAGCTCTATTCCTTTCCTCTTCAGGACCCTCGCCAGCTCGATTATTTCATCCTTAATTCTCTTTCCAGAGAGGGGAACGTTCGCCTTTCCATCTGTTATCAGAAAAGCCCTGACCTTCAGGGATTTATCCTTCATCCTCTCCCTGCCGGCCAGAAGCAAAAGATTGTAGAGGGCGGAGCTTAAAGGTGTTCTCCCTCCGGTCGGGACGCTTTCTATCTTCTCAAGCACCTCCCAGTAGTTCCTGGTTGGCGGAACAAAAACTTCCGCCTGTTTGCCTTTGGCAACTATTAGGGCCATCTTTGACTTCTTGATGTAGCCGTTTTCAACCAGCTTTTCCGCTATCCCCTTTGCAATGCTTATTCTCCTCTTGACGGCCATGCTTCCGCTTGAGTCCAGGAGGAGAACCCAGAGCGTGGGAGCCTTTGCCTTTCTAACCCTAACGCGCACATCCTTTAGATCAAGTCTTATAGGGGGCTTTTTTCCATTCAAAACTGCCCATACCAGGGAGTTGTAAAAATCCACATCCTTAATTTTGCCGTTGGTTGGTGGAAGATACGAAACTGGAACGCCTTTCGGAAAGTTCACCACAGTAACGCTTACATCCCTTGAGGAGCGGTAGCCTGTGAATTCGCCTCCATCAAAGTTCCTGCCATCTATTCTTGGAATTTTAACTTCCCTTGAACGAAAATTCTGCTCCAGATTTCCAGCCCCCTGACTTCGAGCGCTTCCGCTTTTTTCTTCCTTCCCCTGCTCATGCCTGTGGTCGTGCTTATGCTCATGCTTATCATCTTTGGGCCTTGGAGGCTTCATCTGGGGTGGCTTTTGAAATGGTTTGTCCCTCAGACGGTGTGGCAAAGCTAATTCCATGGCCTTCTCCAAGTCCTCAAGGGAAACCCTCCGCCTTCCGTTTAAAGCTGCTATTGCTTTGGCCGTTTTTATTGTGGTGATTTCAGCCCTGCTGGTCTTTATGCCCAGATTAATCACTGTCTCGGCCAAAAGCTTAAGCAGGTCGTCGCTTATCTCAACCTTCGGGAGGAGCTCCCTTGCCTTAACGATGCTCTCCGTGAGCTTTTTCTCCTCGCCCTCAAACTTCCTGTAGAAGCCTATTGGATCTTCATGGAACTCCTCAACGCGCTTGACTATCTCCATTCTGTCCTTGGGGTTCATCGGCGCCGAAACCTCAACACATAAGCCAAATCTATCGAGGATTTGAGGCCTGAGCTCACCTTCCTCGGGGTTCATGCTCCCAACGAGGATGAAGCGGGCTGGATGCCTGAAGGAAATGCCTTCCCTCTCTATGGTATTCCATCCCATTGCCGCGGCATCCAAGAGTGAGTCGGCTATGTAGTCATCGAGCAGGTTCACTTCGTCTATGTAGAGTATGTTTCTGTTCGCCTCAGCAAGGATTCCGGGCTGTAATGCCCTTTTACCCTCTTTCAGGAAGCGCTCCACATCAACTGTTCCAACCAGTCTATCTATGGTAACACTTAAGGGCAGGTCCACAACGCGCATCCTTCTCCTTACCACCGGCAGGCTCTCACCTCTTTCATAGCGTTCATAGCAGCTGTCGCACATCTCCAGGGGATTCATGGGATTGCAGTTGAAGGGACAGTCGGCCACGACCTCAATCTCGGGCAAAACGTTGGCCAGAGCTCTAACGAGAGTTGATTTCCCGGTTCCTTTATCTCCCTTGAGCAGGACACCACCGATCAGTGGATTGACCGCCACACAGAGCAGAGCTAATTTAGCTTTCTCCTGTCCAACTATTGCCGAAAATGGGAAGATTAAGCGTTTTTCACGAGCTTCCATATTTTATCCACCTCCTCAACCTTTTCACTCCAGTGTTCGTCATCCTCAGCCGTGTAAATCTCGATAGTTCCCCCCTGGACTTCCCCCTCTCCGAGGTTTTCCTCTAAGAGCCCCTCAATTTCAGAGTAAGCCTCCATGAGCCTTTCAATCAGCTCATCGCCCGTCTCCCATAGGCCGCGCTCATAGGCCTCTATTAGACGCCTTGCAATTTCTTCGATGGCGTAGGGATTGTGCTCTTCGAACCATCTCCTCATCTCTTCATCAAGGACGTACTTTTGCGCTATTTCATCAAAAACCCAGTCTTCAACGAGCTTCGTCGTTGCCTCCCAGCCGTAGAGGTGAAGAATCTTCTTTGAAAACTCGTTCGCCCCCCTGTAGCCGTGCTTCTTCATCTCTTCAATCCATCTGTCGTTGAGCAGCTTTGCCCTCACAACGCGCTCAAGCTCGTCCTTCATGTCGACTATCTTTGCGTCGCTCACATCCCTCGTGTCGGTCTGAACCACCTCGACGTTCCTGCCCGTTAAAGCCTCCACCGCTGTTTTAAATCCACCGTGATGTGCGAAATAGCAGCAGCAGTTCGTTGGGTCGTGTTCATCGCTTATGTGGTTCCTGTTGATGACGTCAACCTCCCTTAAGTTCAAAACCAGCGAGTCCCTGGCGTCGACACCAAATGCATCCCTTCCATAGGCGTAGCCGCTCCACTGAACCCAGACCTTTGCCAGATCTTCATCATTTCTCCACCCCGAGGACTCAACCGCCAGGTTTACACCGGCTCCATAAGCTCCAGGTGGAGCGGAGAAGACTCTAAACCTCGCAAACTTTTGAGCCTCTTCAAAGCCTTTTCCGAGCTCAATTAGCTTTTTAATGTGCTCAATGTAGTGCTTTCTAACGTAATTCATTTCTAACGGCTCATCCAGGGTAACAACCTTTTCCACCGCCTCGTCAATTAGATATATGTAGTTTGGCAGTGTATCCCTAACAATTCCGCTTATTCTCACGAGGACGTCGATCCTCGGTCTTCCGAGCTCTTCCAGGGGAATTACTTCAAGCCCTGCAACCACGTCCCCTTTCCAGATTGGCTTAACTCCAAGCAAATATAGTATCTGGGCTATCTGTTCGCCATCTGCCTTATATCCATCTATACTCCAGAGGACCTGTCCAACGCTTTCGGGGTATTTTCCGTGCTTCTTCTTATATTCATCCAGAAGTTTTTCGGCGGTTTCAACCCCAATTTGCCAGGCGGCCTTTGTTGGCAGAGTTCTCGGGTCAACGGCATAGAAGTTTCTCCCGGTCGGCAAAATCTCAAACTTTCCCCTCGTTATGGCACCGGATGGGCCGGGCTCTACGTATCCCCCTTCCACACCTTTTAAGAATCCGTCATGCTCCCTTTCACACTCAACAACTTTTTGAGCAACCTCAAGGGCTTTTCTAAAGGTTTTCTCAAGCTTTTCTCCCTCCTTAACTTTGAATCCAGACTTTTCAATTTCTTCCTTAATAACACCAAAGCCCTCCCCTTTGAGCAGACGGGTTAGGCTTTTCACGGCCATCCTGTGGAAAATCTCCAGCAGTTCCCTGTTCGCGAATCCATTTGCAGCCTCCAAGGGGTTCTTTCTTATCTCATCGTAGTCCAAGCCTATTGCCTCGGCAATGACACGCTTAATCGAAGGGGAAGCGTGGGAATCATAGGCCATCGCTGTGGCAATGTATTCCGCTAACCTCTCGGGCTCTTTTGGTGGATGTCCAAAGATGTGAAGACCGAGATTTATCTGAGAGCCTCTCATTAAATCAGCGTAGCGGTGGATTTCCTCTATCGTCCGCTCTTCATTTTCAGGGTTTGCTACTCTTATCCTGTTCTCCTTTGCTTTCTCCAGAATCTGCTCATAAATTTTCCTCCTCCTTGCATCATCTCCCAGGTTCTTTGCCTTTGCATACTGGGTTAGGAGAGAATCTAAGTCATCAAGAACCTCAGCCATCCCCATTTGGGGATAAATGTGGTCTATCAGCGTCGCATAACCTCTCCGCTTGGCTATAACTCCCTCCATGGGGTTTGAAACCGCATAAACGTAGAGGTGCGGAACGTCATCTAAGGAAGCTTCGGGAACGCACGAAGGGGAAAGCCCAACGCTTTTTCCGGGCCTGAACTCTAAATAGCCGTGAGTCCCGAAGTGTATGACCACGTCGGCCCCAAATACCCGCGTTATCCACCTGTAAACGGCCCACCACTGGTGCGGTGGAACTATTGTTGGATCATGGAGGATCCTGCACACTTTTCCATCACACCTCGCCCCGGCGCAGCCGAATTTTGGCTGTGGCGTAATGAAAATGTTTCCAAACCTTATTCCCGGGACGACAAACTTTCCATCATAAACCATGCCGACGAGCTCTTTGCTGACTTTCCCCGCCAGGACGTCCCCAGGTCTTCCCCAACCTTCGACTATTTTTTCTCTCAGGTCCCCGGGAAGTTCATTGAACCACTCCAGATAGTCCTCCAGACTTACGAAGTCAACTGCACCACCATTTTTGACGATTTCCTCGACACTCGTCCATCTGAACTCACTTACTGCCTTTCTCTCCAGAATCATTCTTATCAGCTCTTCCCCATTCTCTGGAAGCTCTTCACCGACATGGTAGCCCTCTTCTTTTAACCTGTGCAGAAGTCTAACTATGCTCTCCGGAACATCTAAGCCAAGCCCAACGCCTATGCTGGCCTCAAGCCCCTTACAGGGCGGATTTATAAAAATTATCGCTATTTTAACATCATCTCTGGGCTTCTTCCTCAGCTCGATCCATCTCCCCACCCTCTTCGCGAGGTACCTCATGTGTTCCTCGTATGGTTCTCCGGCCTTGTAGCCCTCAATATTTCTGGTTCCCGCTATGAATATGGGCTCAATTGCCCCAGCAATCTCAGGGATTATCACTCCATAGACCTGTGTCATATAATCAACGCCTTCTCCTTCCTTCCACTCTCTGAGGCCTTTATAGTAGGAGCGAATTGGAGCAAAAACCGGAATGTTGAGTTTTTCCAGATTCTTCAAATCAACGGTGCCGAAGGAAATTAAACTTACCAGTGCCTCAATAACTGGTTTTCCATCCTTCATGAAGAACTCCTCAAGGGCCTCGCTCTTCTCCTTCCCAAGCCCCGTCGTTGAGTCTTTTCCGTAGGTGAAAACAGGGATTACTCCAAACCCCTCACCTTCAAGGGCTTTGATGAGCTCTTCAATTGGCTTGAATTCTTTGTAGAGCCAGGCGCTCCTCCAGAACAGAACTCCAATGAGGGGTCTCCTCTCATAAACTTCCAGATATTCCTCCAGGCTCTCAAAAACCCCAAAATTCGGGTGGTATATGCCCTGCATTGGAACTTCCTTCGGCTCTTCATATTCCCTCTCTTCACCCGCCAGGTTTGCTAAAAACTTAGCTAAGTTTCTTAGATTCTCCTCACCACCGAGGACGTAGTATGATTTAGCTTTGATAAGGACATCTTCAGGGAAATTGGTTAGGCTTTCCATGCCCGCACATGCGATGACTTTAGCTCTGCTCCCCTTAATTTTCTCCTCCACAACCTCGGGAAGTTCGTAGGCATAAATGAAGATTGCTTTGGCTTTTTCAACTTTTTCGAGCTCTTTCTCACAGTTCTGATCCGTTAAAACGATTCCATCGATTTTTTCCTCTTCCAGTATTTTTTTCAGCACAGGCAGAGGTCTTGCACCGTAGCCAAGTATGAAGCATATCATCTCAATCCCCCCTGTTTAAGGTTTGGCTTCTTGAGGATGACCCTCTTTGAAATGCCCACAAGGATATTCCTCTCCGTAAGGGATTCACAGCCCGTGAAATTATGGGAACCCCGGTATATCATAAAACCACCCCCATTAGAAATACAAGGCATAATATGATAGTGCTCCGCGTCGTCATCGAGATGAGCATAATCTTCGTCCCATCTTTAGCTCCATATAGACCGATATAATAGGGAATCAGCACCCTCAGAAAGGTTATGTTTGCGAGAACTGACCCGAGAAGGAGAGACCTTATTAGAGCTTTCTCACTTATCAATCCGGCTTTTAAGAGGTTTGCACCGAGGGTGTAAGCCGCTATACTGCTCCCCATCGCACTTAAGGCCACACTAATTTCTTCGGGTGAGAGCGGAAGGAAAGCTGCGAAATCTTTTACGAGAGAGGTTAAATA
The Thermococcus sp. genome window above contains:
- a CDS encoding VWA domain-containing protein yields the protein MEAREKRLIFPFSAIVGQEKAKLALLCVAVNPLIGGVLLKGDKGTGKSTLVRALANVLPEIEVVADCPFNCNPMNPLEMCDSCYERYERGESLPVVRRRMRVVDLPLSVTIDRLVGTVDVERFLKEGKRALQPGILAEANRNILYIDEVNLLDDYIADSLLDAAAMGWNTIEREGISFRHPARFILVGSMNPEEGELRPQILDRFGLCVEVSAPMNPKDRMEIVKRVEEFHEDPIGFYRKFEGEEKKLTESIVKARELLPKVEISDDLLKLLAETVINLGIKTSRAEITTIKTAKAIAALNGRRRVSLEDLEKAMELALPHRLRDKPFQKPPQMKPPRPKDDKHEHKHDHRHEQGKEEKSGSARSQGAGNLEQNFRSREVKIPRIDGRNFDGGEFTGYRSSRDVSVTVVNFPKGVPVSYLPPTNGKIKDVDFYNSLVWAVLNGKKPPIRLDLKDVRVRVRKAKAPTLWVLLLDSSGSMAVKRRISIAKGIAEKLVENGYIKKSKMALIVAKGKQAEVFVPPTRNYWEVLEKIESVPTGGRTPLSSALYNLLLLAGRERMKDKSLKVRAFLITDGKANVPLSGKRIKDEIIELARVLKRKGIELNIYDTRGGGINPGVSYVPLLKEVANAKVYRA
- a CDS encoding cobaltochelatase subunit CobN; translated protein: MICFILGYGARPLPVLKKILEEEKIDGIVLTDQNCEKELEKVEKAKAIFIYAYELPEVVEEKIKGSRAKVIACAGMESLTNFPEDVLIKAKSYYVLGGEENLRNLAKFLANLAGEEREYEEPKEVPMQGIYHPNFGVFESLEEYLEVYERRPLIGVLFWRSAWLYKEFKPIEELIKALEGEGFGVIPVFTYGKDSTTGLGKEKSEALEEFFMKDGKPVIEALVSLISFGTVDLKNLEKLNIPVFAPIRSYYKGLREWKEGEGVDYMTQVYGVIIPEIAGAIEPIFIAGTRNIEGYKAGEPYEEHMRYLAKRVGRWIELRKKPRDDVKIAIIFINPPCKGLEASIGVGLGLDVPESIVRLLHRLKEEGYHVGEELPENGEELIRMILERKAVSEFRWTSVEEIVKNGGAVDFVSLEDYLEWFNELPGDLREKIVEGWGRPGDVLAGKVSKELVGMVYDGKFVVPGIRFGNIFITPQPKFGCAGARCDGKVCRILHDPTIVPPHQWWAVYRWITRVFGADVVIHFGTHGYLEFRPGKSVGLSPSCVPEASLDDVPHLYVYAVSNPMEGVIAKRRGYATLIDHIYPQMGMAEVLDDLDSLLTQYAKAKNLGDDARRRKIYEQILEKAKENRIRVANPENEERTIEEIHRYADLMRGSQINLGLHIFGHPPKEPERLAEYIATAMAYDSHASPSIKRVIAEAIGLDYDEIRKNPLEAANGFANRELLEIFHRMAVKSLTRLLKGEGFGVIKEEIEKSGFKVKEGEKLEKTFRKALEVAQKVVECEREHDGFLKGVEGGYVEPGPSGAITRGKFEILPTGRNFYAVDPRTLPTKAAWQIGVETAEKLLDEYKKKHGKYPESVGQVLWSIDGYKADGEQIAQILYLLGVKPIWKGDVVAGLEVIPLEELGRPRIDVLVRISGIVRDTLPNYIYLIDEAVEKVVTLDEPLEMNYVRKHYIEHIKKLIELGKGFEEAQKFARFRVFSAPPGAYGAGVNLAVESSGWRNDEDLAKVWVQWSGYAYGRDAFGVDARDSLVLNLREVDVINRNHISDEHDPTNCCCYFAHHGGFKTAVEALTGRNVEVVQTDTRDVSDAKIVDMKDELERVVRAKLLNDRWIEEMKKHGYRGANEFSKKILHLYGWEATTKLVEDWVFDEIAQKYVLDEEMRRWFEEHNPYAIEEIARRLIEAYERGLWETGDELIERLMEAYSEIEGLLEENLGEGEVQGGTIEIYTAEDDEHWSEKVEEVDKIWKLVKNA